A single Xiphias gladius isolate SHS-SW01 ecotype Sanya breed wild chromosome 22, ASM1685928v1, whole genome shotgun sequence DNA region contains:
- the rhbdl2 gene encoding rhomboid-related protein 2, producing MGDIDAEHLEPFPVDRDGRRWRGPAEQPDSDRKRGCCERFQESVSRWMLPEDSRSKYLERANCCPPPIFIILISIGELAVFIYYAVWKPQKQWVTLDVSIWNSPLSYKPESRQEAWRFISYMFVHAGVEHIVGNLVMQLLLGIPLELVHKGFEVAMVYLAGVLAGSLASSIFDPLSALVGASGGVYALIGGYFMNAVVNFREMIPLLGVFRILVIMVVVGVDFGFAFYRRFVNDEAGLKVSFVAHFGGIVAGMTIGYVFFSAYNKKLLKDPRFWLCIVGYVVFVLFAVLFNIFLSPAP from the exons ATGGGCGACATTGACGCCGAGCATCTGGAGCCGTTTCCGGTGGACCGAGACGGGAGACGGTGGAGGGGTCCAGCGGAGCAGCCTGACAGTGACAGGAAGCGGGGATGTTGCGAGAGGTTCCAGGAGTCTGTCTCCAGGTGGATGCTTCCAGAAGACTCGCGCAGCAAGTACCTGGAACGTGCCAACTGCTGCCCGCCCcccatcttcatcatcctcatcagtATTGGAGAG CTGGCAGTGTTTATCTACTACGCTGTGTGGAAGCCTCAGAAACAGTGGGTGACCCTGGATGTCAGCATCTGGAACAGCCCCCTGTCCTACAAGCCTGAGTCCAGGCAGGAAGCGTGGCGCTTCATCTCCTACATGTTTGTCCACGCCGG CGTGGAGCACATTGTGGGCAACCTGGtgatgcagctgctgctggGTATCCCTCTGGAACTGGTCCACAAAGGGTTCGAGGTGGCAATGGTTTACCTTGCTGGCGTCCTGGCAG GCTCCTTGGCCAGCTCCATCTTTGATCCTCTCAGTGCGTTGGTGGGGGCCTCTGGGGGTGTTTACGCCCTAATAGGAGGCTATTTTATGAACGCGGTGGTG AATTTCCGAGAGATGATTCCTCTACTTGGAGTGTTTCGTATCCTCGTCATAATGGTCGTTG TCGGCGTAGATTTTGGATTCGCCTTCTACAGAAGATTTGTCAACGATGAGGCTGGTTTGAAG GTGTCCTTTGTGGCTCATTTTGGGGGAATTGTGGCGGGGATGACCATCGGCTACGTCTTCTTCAGTGCTTACAACAAGAAGCTACTCAAGGACCCACGTTTCTGGCTGTGCATAGTGGGCTACGTAGTGTTTGTGCTCTTTGCTGTGCTCTTCAACATCTTTCTCTCACCAGCACCATAG
- the gja9a gene encoding gap junction protein alpha 9a, with the protein MGDWNFLGGILEEVHIHSTMVGKIWLTILFIFRMLVLGVAAEDVWNDEQADFICNTEQPGCRNVCYDLAFPISLIRYWVLQVIFVSSPSLVYMGHALYRLRALEKERQKKKALLRKELELVDVELAEARKRIEREMKQLDQGKLNKAPLRGSLLRTYVAHIVTRSVVEVAFMTGQYLLYGFHLYPLFKCVRDPCPNAVDCYVSRPTEKSVFMMFMQCIAAISLFLNTLEIMHLGYKKIKEVILDFYPHLRDERDDLDDYYANKYKKESVVQICTGVARKATTASAPSDYNLLMERAQGTIMYPNLIKPSTFLPLQGEQATQQDLDDCRFSAQSPPGLNFPSTTNEPCSPCCDSPINPKKEAEDFLHLAPHGEGERSERGSPDSAKCPLKAAPASSFPTLPVSASRKPWMVHGSFKCSTVPEGKSSDTDSCGGAKASSGPSSTRTQPKSDDKRQSRPSTPESLNESSSGSRHNPRPPSSNCKTSMASSASSKRAPDLQI; encoded by the coding sequence ATGGGGGACTGGAACTTCCTTGGGGGGATTTTGGAGGAGGTGCATATCCACTCCACTATGGTAGGCAAGATCTGGCTCACCATCCTGTTCATCTTTCGCATGCTGGTCCTCGGCGTGGCAGCGGAGGATGTGTGGAACGACGAGCAGGCTGACTTCATATGCAACACTGAGCAGCCCGGGTGCAGGAACGTGTGCTACGACCTGGCTTTCCCGATCTCCCTCATCCGCTACTGGGTGCTGCAGgttatttttgtgtcttctcCCTCGTTGGTTTACATGGGCCACGCTCTCTACAGGCTCCGGGCGCTGGAGAAGGAACGGCAGAAGAAGAAGGCACTGCTTCGGAAGGAACTCGAGTTGGTCGACGTGGAGTTGGCGGAGGCCAGGAAGAGGATCGAGCGGGAGATGAAACAGCTCGATCAGGGGAAGCTCAACAAAGCTCCTCTGAGGGGCTCTCTGCTCCGTACATACGTGGCTCACATTGTCACCCGCTCTGTTGTCGAAGTGGCCTTTATGACAGGCCAGTATCTCCTTTATGGCTTTCACCTCTACCCGCTCTTCAAGTGTGTGCGGGATCCTTGCCCGAATGCTGTGGACTGTTATGTCTCCAGACCGACGGAGAAAAGTGTCTTCATGATGTTCATGCAGTGCATTGCTGCAATCTCCCTCTTCCTAAACACCTTGGAGATCATGCATCTGGGCTACAAGAAGATTAAAGAGGTCATCTTAGACTTCTACCCTCACttgagagatgagagagatgacCTTGATGACTACTATGCCAATAAGTATAAAAAAGAATCTGTTGTGCAAATATGCACCGGTGTAGCCCGGAAGGCAACAACCGCCTCCGCACCCAGTGACTACAACCTCTTGATGGAGAGGGCGCAGGGTACAATTATGTACCCGAACCTTATCAAACCTTCAACCTTTCTACCTCTTCAGGGCGAGCAGGCCACTCAGCAGGATTTGGATGATTGCAGATTTTCAGCTCAAAGCCCCCCCGGGCTGAACTTCCCCTCGACTACCAACGAGCCCTGCTCACCGTGCTGCGACTCCCCGATTAATCCAAAGAAGGAGGCCGAGGACTTTTTACATCTTGCCCCGCAcggtgagggagagagaagtgaaagagGGAGCCCAGACTCCGCAAAATGCCCACTGAAGGCAGCTCCCGCTTCCTCCTTCCCCACGCTGCCAGTGAGCGCATCAAGGAAACCGTGGATGGTTCACGGCTCTTTCAAATGCTCCACGGTGCCGGAGGGTAAAAGCTCGGACACCGATTCGTGTGGGGGTGCAAAGGCCAGTAGTGGACCTTCATCCACTCGAACTCAGCCAAAATCGGATGACAAACGTCAAAGCCGGCCCTCCACCCCGGAGTCACTGAATGAGTCCAGCTCAGGATCCAGGCACAATCCGAGACCACCTTCCTCCAACTGCAAAACATCGATGGCAAGCAGCGCAAGTAGCAAGCGAGCTCCAGACCTGCAAATCTAA
- the LOC120784182 gene encoding c-Myc-binding protein-like — MAHYRAPDPKREQFRRYLEKAGVVDSLTSVLVALYEQPDRPNNALEFVKQHLGAAGQTSADTEALQQEVIDLRQRCARLTEENKELKTKLQRHETVSENGATAE, encoded by the exons ATGGCACATTATAGA GCTCCAGACCCCAAAAGGGAGCAGTTTCGGAGATACTTGGAGAAAGCTGGTGTTGTTGACAGTCTCACCAGTG TACTCGTGGCTCTGTATGAACAACCTGACAGGCCCAACAATGCTCTGGA ATTTGTGAAACAGCATCTCGGTGCCGCTGGCCAGACCTCAGCAGACACTGAGGCTCTGCAGCAGGAGGTGATAGACCTGAGACAGAGGTGTGCACGACTGACggaggaaaacaaagagctcaaaacaaag CTGCAGCGCCATGAAACCGTATCAGAAAATGGAGCCACGGCTGAGTAA